A section of the Flavobacterium ardleyense genome encodes:
- the rpsJ gene encoding 30S ribosomal protein S10: MSQKIRIKLKSYDHMLVDKSSEKIVKTVKSTGAVVTGPIPLPTHKKIFTVLRSPHVNKKAREQFEVMSYKRLIDIYSSSSKTIDALMKLELPSGVEVEIKV; encoded by the coding sequence ATGAGTCAAAAAATCAGAATAAAATTAAAATCTTACGATCACATGTTGGTTGATAAATCTTCAGAGAAGATCGTAAAAACTGTTAAGAGCACTGGAGCAGTAGTAACAGGTCCAATCCCGTTGCCAACTCACAAAAAAATCTTCACAGTACTTCGTTCTCCACACGTTAACAAAAAAGCGAGAGAGCAATTTGAAGTAATGTCATACAAAAGATTAATAGACATTTATTCTTCATCTTCAAAAACAATTGATGCTCTAATGAAATTAGAGTTGCCAAGTGGTGTAGAAGTAGAGATCAAGGTTTAA
- the rplC gene encoding 50S ribosomal protein L3, producing MSGLIGRKIGMTSIFDEKGKNIPCTVIEAGPCVVTQVRTKEADGYEALQLGFDDKNEKHSTKAAVGHFKKAGTVAKKKVVEFKYFEEQYKLGTVLTVDLFEEGEYVDVQGVSKGKGFQGVVKRHGFGGVGQATHGQHNRLRAPGSVGASSYPSRVFKGMRMAGRMGTDNVTVQNLVVLKVVAEKNLLLVKGCVPGHTNSYVIIQK from the coding sequence ATGTCTGGGTTAATTGGTAGAAAAATTGGCATGACTAGCATTTTCGATGAAAAAGGAAAAAACATTCCTTGTACAGTAATCGAAGCTGGACCATGCGTTGTTACCCAAGTCAGAACCAAAGAGGCTGACGGGTATGAAGCGTTGCAGCTTGGTTTCGATGACAAAAACGAGAAACATTCCACTAAAGCGGCCGTAGGTCACTTTAAAAAAGCTGGAACTGTGGCTAAGAAAAAAGTCGTTGAATTCAAGTACTTCGAAGAACAGTATAAATTAGGTACAGTCTTGACTGTAGACCTATTTGAAGAAGGTGAATATGTAGATGTTCAAGGTGTTTCAAAAGGAAAAGGTTTTCAAGGGGTTGTTAAACGTCACGGTTTTGGTGGAGTTGGACAAGCTACCCACGGTCAACACAATCGTTTAAGAGCTCCTGGATCTGTAGGTGCTTCATCTTATCCTTCTAGAGTATTCAAAGGAATGCGTATGGCAGGAAGAATGGGAACTGATAACGTAACAGTACAAAACTTAGTTGTTTTGAAAGTTGTTGCAGAGAAGAACCTACTTTTAGTAAAAGGATGTGTTCCAGGACACACTAACTCTTATGTAATCATACAGAAGTAA
- the rplD gene encoding 50S ribosomal protein L4 has product MEVKVLNFNGKETGRTITLSDAVFAIEPNNHAVYLDVKQYLANQRQGTHKAKERAEVAGSTRKIKKQKGTGTARAGSAKNPLFKGGGTVFGPRPRSYSFKLNKNLKRLARKSAFSIKAKESNIIVVEDFNFETPNTKNFLNVLKDLGLESKKSLIVLGESNKNVYLSSRNLKTAKVVSHLELSTYEILNASSLVLLEGSLEGIEENLSK; this is encoded by the coding sequence ATGGAAGTAAAAGTTTTAAATTTCAACGGAAAAGAAACTGGCAGAACGATCACTCTTTCTGACGCAGTATTCGCAATAGAGCCTAATAATCACGCAGTATATCTTGACGTTAAGCAATATCTTGCTAACCAAAGACAAGGAACGCACAAAGCAAAAGAAAGAGCTGAAGTAGCGGGAAGTACTCGTAAGATTAAAAAACAAAAAGGAACAGGTACTGCCCGTGCAGGTAGTGCAAAGAATCCTTTATTCAAAGGTGGAGGTACAGTTTTTGGACCAAGACCAAGAAGTTATTCTTTCAAATTAAATAAAAATTTGAAACGTCTTGCTAGAAAATCAGCGTTTTCTATCAAAGCAAAAGAATCAAATATCATCGTTGTTGAAGACTTCAATTTTGAAACTCCAAACACTAAAAATTTCCTTAATGTATTGAAAGATTTAGGGTTAGAGAGTAAAAAATCTTTAATTGTATTGGGAGAGTCAAATAAAAATGTATATTTGTCCTCACGTAATTTAAAGACAGCTAAGGTCGTAAGTCATTTAGAATTAAGTACTTACGAGATACTTAACGCTTCAAGCTTGGTGCTTTTAGAAGGGTCTTTAGAAGGAATTGAAGAAAATTTAAGCAAATAA